In a genomic window of Pleurocapsa sp. PCC 7319:
- a CDS encoding glycosyltransferase family 4 protein produces the protein MKALLLNTSDIKGGAARAAYRLHQGLNQISVKSQMLSQLKYSQDPNVFGTNLASGIGQVKTGLRLTLDQIPLKLYNQRGKQRFSANWLPYQITTQVAQLDPDIINLHWIGAGYLQIESIAKFNKPIVWTFHDMWAFTGGCHYDQECQKYTNSCGGCPQLGSDKNWDLSSWVWQRKQKAWQNLNLTIVTPSKWLANCAKASSLFKNKRIEVIPYGLNLNIFRPINQKIARQLLKLPQDKQLVLFLSLKATSDQRKGFHLLQPALQKLSALGSNDCMELIVVGASKPEKAVDFGFKSHYLGTLTDDLMLALAYSAADAFIAPSIQDNLPNTVLEAISCGTPCIAFNIGGMPDMIEHQQNGYLVKPYEIDDLVQGITWTLKNKERNQKLAYRAREKAEQEFALEIQAHRYNSLFTEILEGSNNQKRQNFSEQQQNSFREIAQLSESI, from the coding sequence ATGAAAGCTTTATTATTGAATACTTCAGATATTAAAGGTGGTGCAGCTCGTGCAGCTTATCGCCTACATCAAGGTCTGAATCAGATTTCAGTCAAATCTCAGATGTTATCGCAACTAAAGTACAGCCAAGACCCAAATGTTTTCGGAACTAATCTTGCCTCAGGGATTGGACAAGTTAAAACTGGTCTTCGGCTGACTCTAGACCAGATACCATTGAAACTCTATAACCAAAGAGGAAAACAACGTTTTTCTGCCAATTGGCTACCTTATCAAATAACTACTCAAGTTGCTCAACTAGACCCAGATATCATTAATTTACACTGGATTGGTGCAGGTTATCTTCAAATCGAATCAATTGCTAAATTTAATAAGCCAATAGTCTGGACATTCCATGATATGTGGGCATTTACAGGAGGCTGCCATTACGACCAAGAATGTCAAAAGTATACTAATTCGTGTGGTGGTTGTCCTCAACTGGGTAGTGATAAAAATTGGGATTTGTCTAGTTGGGTCTGGCAACGCAAACAAAAAGCTTGGCAAAACTTAAACTTGACCATTGTTACCCCTAGTAAATGGTTAGCAAATTGTGCCAAGGCTAGCTCTTTATTTAAAAATAAACGAATTGAAGTAATTCCATACGGTTTAAATCTAAATATCTTTAGACCAATTAATCAGAAAATAGCTAGACAACTACTGAAACTACCACAAGATAAGCAGCTTGTTCTATTCTTGTCCTTAAAAGCCACCAGCGATCAACGTAAAGGCTTTCACTTATTACAGCCTGCATTACAAAAACTAAGTGCTTTAGGCTCGAATGACTGCATGGAATTAATTGTAGTAGGAGCTTCAAAACCAGAAAAAGCGGTTGATTTTGGTTTTAAATCTCATTATTTAGGAACTTTAACTGATGATTTAATGCTGGCTTTGGCTTACTCAGCAGCAGATGCATTTATTGCTCCATCTATCCAAGATAACTTACCTAATACTGTGTTAGAGGCAATTTCCTGCGGAACTCCTTGTATTGCTTTTAATATTGGAGGAATGCCTGACATGATTGAACATCAGCAAAATGGCTATCTAGTAAAACCCTACGAAATTGATGACTTAGTTCAAGGTATTACTTGGACATTAAAAAACAAAGAACGGAATCAGAAACTAGCTTATCGTGCTCGTGAAAAAGCTGAACAAGAATTTGCTCTAGAAATTCAAGCGCATCGCTACAATTCCCTTTTTACTGAAATCCTTGAGGGGAGCAATAATCAAAAGAGACAGAATTTCAGTGAACAGCAACAAAATAGCTTTAGAGAGATAGCACAACTCAGTGAAAGTATTTAA
- a CDS encoding polysaccharide pyruvyl transferase family protein has translation MKVAIWGSYNHGNYGDDLMAIQFAKYFKDLGVHPCVYRLDERLAQKYSIESAKSLNDLLENASFGVIGGGGMLTGTSEKKSPQNQSSTDILENDFLELTRLCSEKKCKIFPISVGGDGRGIDTPLNHRREEFWKSDNCGDFTVRLQEDVPLVKKLGKNAVYHPDILLTVSDTWVLPSSPNSDDKLHVGINIGKSKANYFLAFYLSLIATMQKNIVFHFIRTHLPNSSQDYELLPKIRSPYIRHHTYTDPDLTLKFLASLDLLISSKLHLGLTALALKVPFYSFEGQAKTISFLKSINADFAFFSHNELFKLAKLITNVEQINKAKSKFNFVALEHLKVESKSHLDFLQELVNSYS, from the coding sequence ATGAAAGTAGCTATTTGGGGTTCATACAATCACGGCAATTATGGCGATGATTTAATGGCAATTCAATTTGCCAAATATTTTAAAGATTTAGGGGTACATCCCTGTGTTTATCGTCTTGATGAGCGTCTTGCTCAAAAATATTCAATAGAATCAGCAAAATCCCTAAATGATCTCTTGGAGAATGCTAGCTTTGGTGTTATTGGTGGTGGTGGAATGTTGACAGGAACTAGTGAAAAAAAATCTCCACAAAATCAAAGTAGTACTGATATTTTAGAAAATGATTTTCTTGAACTTACCAGGCTATGTTCTGAGAAGAAATGTAAGATTTTTCCTATTTCTGTAGGTGGAGATGGCAGAGGTATTGATACGCCCCTCAATCATCGAAGGGAAGAATTCTGGAAAAGTGATAACTGTGGTGATTTTACAGTTAGACTCCAAGAAGATGTGCCATTAGTAAAAAAATTAGGCAAAAATGCAGTTTATCATCCTGATATATTACTAACGGTATCTGATACGTGGGTTCTCCCTTCATCGCCCAACTCAGATGATAAGCTGCACGTAGGCATAAATATAGGTAAATCCAAAGCAAACTACTTCTTGGCTTTTTATTTGAGTTTGATTGCAACGATGCAAAAAAACATAGTTTTTCATTTTATCCGAACACACTTACCAAATTCCTCCCAAGATTATGAATTATTGCCAAAAATCAGATCCCCTTATATCAGACATCATACCTATACAGATCCAGATTTAACTCTTAAATTTTTAGCTAGTCTCGATTTATTAATATCATCAAAACTTCACCTTGGACTAACTGCTTTAGCTTTAAAAGTACCTTTTTATAGTTTTGAAGGACAAGCAAAAACTATAAGTTTTTTAAAAAGCATTAATGCTGACTTTGCTTTTTTCTCTCATAATGAATTGTTTAAGTTGGCAAAGCTTATTACCAATGTCGAACAGATAAATAAGGCAAAATCAAAATTTAATTTTGTAGCTCTAGAACATTTAAAAGTAGAGAGCAAGAGTCATCTTGATTTTCTTCAAGAGCTAGTTAATAGTTATAGCTAA
- a CDS encoding glycosyltransferase, whose protein sequence is MKTIALIEDNWGGHRPTYLKIFTKTLLEFGHQVIVFCPEPKELSEWIIQNSCLHPERLYSFKFQKPEPSSFPVLQIRLILNAVNCWRNVKKSIQYVSLKIGNSPDLVFFPWLDSYLAPYLTHHLIDTIFPYQWSGLYFHPRHLRLRQKFWSICRGPLREHAMLKSAHCPAIAVLDEGISEKLQSKIGGKSVITFPDFTDTSPPDFNFPIIQQIKEQAQGKKIIGLLGSQSKRKGLLTLLEVAQQMAQEEYFFVFAGRLAEQTFTVQELTNIQNFVNSGQSNCFFYFESIPDGTAFNTLVNICDILFAAYEKFPHSSNMLTKAAISEKPIIVSKKFCMAERIEKFKLGLSINEGDVDQCIEAIEDLCYQEEMNNRNLQPHFEDYRSLHSTAQLKSAFQKILDKL, encoded by the coding sequence TTGAAAACTATTGCTCTCATTGAAGATAATTGGGGAGGGCATCGTCCAACATACCTCAAGATATTCACTAAAACTTTGCTTGAGTTTGGTCACCAAGTTATTGTCTTCTGTCCGGAACCTAAAGAACTGAGTGAATGGATTATCCAAAACTCTTGTTTACATCCAGAGAGACTCTACTCCTTTAAATTTCAAAAACCAGAACCTAGCTCATTTCCAGTCCTGCAAATTCGCCTAATTCTAAATGCAGTAAATTGTTGGCGTAATGTTAAAAAATCAATTCAGTATGTTTCCTTAAAAATAGGAAATTCACCAGATTTAGTATTTTTTCCCTGGCTTGATAGTTACTTGGCTCCCTATTTGACACATCATCTAATTGACACAATATTTCCTTACCAATGGTCTGGTTTGTACTTTCACCCTCGACACTTAAGACTCAGACAGAAGTTTTGGTCTATTTGTCGTGGTCCTTTGAGAGAACATGCAATGCTAAAATCTGCTCATTGCCCAGCGATCGCAGTTCTTGATGAAGGGATCTCGGAAAAATTGCAAAGTAAGATTGGAGGTAAATCTGTAATCACTTTTCCTGATTTTACAGATACATCACCACCTGACTTTAATTTTCCAATTATTCAGCAAATAAAAGAGCAAGCTCAGGGGAAAAAAATAATTGGTTTGTTGGGATCGCAAAGCAAGCGCAAAGGACTTTTGACACTTTTAGAAGTGGCTCAACAAATGGCGCAAGAAGAATATTTTTTTGTTTTTGCAGGTCGATTGGCAGAACAGACCTTTACAGTACAAGAGCTAACTAATATCCAAAATTTTGTTAATTCAGGACAGTCTAACTGTTTCTTTTATTTTGAAAGCATTCCAGATGGAACAGCATTTAATACTTTAGTTAATATCTGTGATATTTTATTTGCTGCCTATGAAAAATTTCCTCACAGTAGCAATATGTTGACCAAAGCAGCAATCTCAGAAAAGCCCATCATAGTTAGCAAGAAATTTTGCATGGCAGAAAGAATTGAAAAATTTAAGTTGGGTTTGAGTATCAATGAGGGAGATGTGGATCAATGTATTGAGGCAATAGAAGATCTATGTTATCAGGAAGAAATGAATAATAGAAACTTACAACCACATTTTGAAGATTATAGAAGTCTTCACTCTACAGCACAACTTAAAAGTGCGTTTCAAAAGATTTTAGATAAATTATAA